GGGGCGAGCGGGGAGGACGGGCGGTACGCGCTGGCGACGCCCGGGCCGGGGGCGTACGTGCTGATCGCGGCGGCCGGCGGGCACCAGCCGCAGGCGGTGTCCGTGACGGTCGGCGAGCGGCCGGTCGAGCTCGATGTGGTGCTCGGGGGTGCGGGGCGGCTGGCGGGCAGTGTGCTCACCGCCGACGGCACGCCCGTGCGGGACGCGACGGTGACGCTCACCAACGCGCACGGTGAGGTCGTCGGTACGACGCGGAGTGCGGCGGAGGGCGGCTATCTGATCACCGAGCTGGTGGCGGGCGAGTACACGCTCGCGGCGAGCGCGCCCGCGTTCCGGCCGGCGGCGCTGCCGGTCACCGTGCACGCGTCCCGGGAGACCCGGCAGGATGTCGAGCTCGCGGGTGGGGCGGTGTTGCGGGGGACCGTGCGGGCGGGGGGCGGGCGGCCGGTGGAGGACGCGAGGGTGACGTTGCTGGACGCCGCGGGGAACGTGGTGGATTCGGTGACGACGGGGGCCGACGGGGTGTTCCGGTTCGTGGACCTCTCGTCGGGGGAGTACACGGTGATCGCGGCGGGGTACCCGCCGGTGGCCACGGTGTTGAGGATGGCGGGGGGCGGGCGGACGGAGCGGGACCTTCACCTGGGGCATGAGGACTGAGGGTTCGCCCCGATTCGCGCCCACGCGGCGGAGCCGCACATCGACACAGCCCCGCCGCCCCTGAACGAGGGGCGGCGGGGGCGAAAAACGCAAAGAGAACGCGTACCGTTTCGGCATGAAGATCCTCCTCAGCGCCGATATGGAGGGCGCCACCGGGGTGACCTGGCCCGCGGACGTGCTGCCCGGCACCCCCCAGTGGGAACGCTGCCGCACCCTGTTCACCGGTGACGTCAACGCCGCCGTCCAGGGGTTCTTCGACGGCGGTGCCGACGAGGTCCTCATCAACGAGGCCCACTGGAGCATGCGCAACCTCCTCCTCGAACAGCTGGACGACCGCGCCGAGATGCTCACCGGCCGGCACAAGTCCCTCTCCATGGTCGAAGGCGTCCAGCACGGGGACGTGGACGGCATCGCCTTCCTCGGCTACCACGCCGGCGCCGGCATGGAGGGCGTCCTCGCCCACACCTACCTCGCCAACCAGATCACCGGCGTCTGGCTCAACGACGTACGCGCCAGCGAGGGCCTGCTCAACGCGCACGTCGCCGCGGAGTACGGCGTCCCCGTCGTGCTCGTCACCGGCGACGACGTGGCCTGCGAGGACGCTCTCGGCTACGCGCCCGAGGCGCTGAAGGTCGCCGTCAAGGACCATGTCTCCCGGTACGCGGCCGTCTGCCGCACCCCCGCCCGCACCGCCGCCGACATCCGCGCCGCCGCCAAGGAGGCGGCCGCCCTCGCCGTCCGCCACGCGCCCGCGCAGGACGGGCCGTTCACCCTCGCGTTGGAGTTCGACGCCGAGCATCTCGCCGCCGCCACCACCGTCGTCCCGGGCGTCGACCGCGTCGGCGAGCGCAAGGTGGCGTACACCAGCGCCACCATGTACGAGGGCATCCGCACCTTCAAGGCGGTCACCACGATCGCCTCGGCCGCCGTGGAGGAGCAGTATGGCTGACGCAGGAAGCACGGAACACCGCGTCGGAGAGCGGGCGTTGGACGAAGTCGTCCGGTTCACCTCCGATCTCATCCGCATCGACACCACCAACCGGGGCGGCGGCGACTGCCGCGAGCGGCCCGCCGCCGAGTACGCGGCGGAACAGCTCGCCGACGCCGGCCTCGAACCGGTGCTCCTCGAGCGCACCCCGGGGCGCGCCAACGTCGTCGCGCGCCTCACGGGTACCGACCCCTTGGCCCCCGCCCTGCTCGTGCACGGTCATCTCGACGTCGTCCCCGCGCAGGCGGACGACTGGAGCGTGCACCCGTTCTCCGGCGAGGTGCGCGACGGCGTGGTCTGGGGGCGTGGAGCCGTCGACATGAAGAACATGGACGCGATGATCCTCGCCGTCGTCCGCGACTGGATGCGCGCGGGCGTGCGCCCCCGGCGTGACCTCGTCATCGCGTTCACCGCCGACGAGGAGGCGAGCGCCGTGGACGGCTCCGGCTTCCTCGCCGACCACCACCCCGGGCTGTTCGAGGGCTGTACGGAGGCCATCGGCGAGTCCGGCGCGTACACCTTCCACGACGGCGCCGGGCGTCGCATCTACCCCATCGGGGCGGGGGAGCGCGGCACCGGCTGGCTCAGGCTCACCGCGCGCGGGCGCGCGGGGCACGGCTCCAAGGTCAACCACGACAACGCGGTCACCCGGCTCGCCGCGGCCGTCACCCGCATCGGCGAGCACCGCTGGCCGCTGCGGCTCACCCCGACCGTCCGCGCCGCCCTCACCGAACTCGCCGCGCTCTACGGCATCGAGACGAGTCTGAGCGGCACCAGGACCGGCCTGAGCGGCATCGAGGCCGACCCGAGCGGCACGGAAGACGCCGCCGCCGAGGTGGACGCCCTCCTGGAGAAGCTCGGCCCCGCCGCCGCCCTCGTCGAGGCCACCGTCCGCAACAGCGCCAACCCGACCATGCTGGAAGCCGGTTACAAGGTCAACGTCATCCCCGGCGAGGCCGTCGCCCAGGTGGACGGACGGTTCCTGCCGGGCGGCGAGGACGAGTTCCGCGCCACCCTCGACCGACTCACCGGCCCCGACGTCGACTGGGAGTTCGAGCACCGCGAGGTCGCCCTGCAGGCCCCCGTGGACTCGCCGACCTACGCCAGGATGCGTGCGGCCGTCGAGGAGTTCGCGCCCGAGGGGCACGTCGTGCCGTACTGCATGTCGGGCGGCACCGACGCCAAGCAGTTCTCCCGGCTCGGCATCACCGGCTACGGGTTCGCCCCGCTCAGGCTCCCCGAGGGATTCGACCACCAGGCGATGTTCCACGGCGTCGACGAACGCGTCCCCGTCGAGGCGCTGCACTTCGGCGTCCACGTCCTCGACCGCTTCCTGCGTACGGCCTGAGGAGGGCCCGGACATGGTGCACACCCTCCCCTACGGGACCTGGCCCTCGCCGATCGACGCGGCCACGGCCGCCGCGCACGACGGCCGGCCGGACCACGTCGGCTTCGTCGGCGACGAACCCTGGTGGACCGAGCCGCGCCCCACCGAGGGCGGCCGCCGCACCCTCGTGCGGCGCACCGCCGACGGCACGGAGGAGTCCGTGCTGCCCGCGCCCTGGAACGTGCGCAGCCGGGTCCACGAGTACGGCGGCCACCCCTGGGCCGGGGTCATGCGCGCCGAGGGCCCGCTGGTGGTGTTCAGCGAGGGCGCGGACCAGCGGCTGTACGCCCACGAACCCGACGCCCCCGGCGCCGTGCCGCGTCCGCTCACCCCGCTCTCGCCGGTCGGCGGCGGACTGCGCTGGGTGGACCCGGTGATGCGTGCGGAGCGGGACGAAGTGTGGTGCGTCCTGGAGGAGTTCACCGGTGAGGGGCCGTCCGACGTACGGCGGGTGGCCGTCGCCGTACCGCTGGACGGCTCCGCCGCCGAGGACCGCGGCGCAGTGCGCGAACTCACCCCCGCCCGGCACCGGTTCGTCACCGGCCCCCGCCTCTCGCCCGACGGCCGCCGCGCGGTCTGGCTGGCCTGGGACCACCCCAGGATGCCGTGGGACGGCACCGAACTCCTCGTCGCGGACGTCGGCGACGACGGCCTCCTGCACGACCCCCGCACGGTCGCGGGCGGACCCGGGGAATCCGTCGCCCAGGCGGACTGGGCCGCCGACGGCACCCTGCTCTACGTCTCCGACCGCAGCGGCTGGTGGAACCCGTACCGGCTCGACGACACCGGGCGGCACCAGCAACTCTGCCCGCGCGAGGAGGAGTTCGGCGGCCCCCTGTGGACGGTCGGGCAGCGCTGGTTCGCCCCGCTGGCGGACGGACCGGTCGCCGTCCTGCACGGCCGGGGCACCAGCGTGCTCGGCATCCTCGACCCGGAGACCGGCGAGGTCGTCGACGCGGCCGGTCCCTGGAGCGAGTTCGCCCCCACGCTCGCCGTGCACGGCAGCCGGATCGTCGGCGTCGGCGCGGGACCGCGCAGCGCGCCCGCGGTGATCGAACTCGACGCGCGCACCGGACACGCTCGGGTCATCGGCGCCGCGCCCCACGACCCCGTCGACCCCGCCTACTACCCCGAGCCGCAGCTCCGCACCTTCACCGGGCCCGCCGGACGGGACATCCACGCCCGCCTCTACCCGCCGCACGACCCCGGGCACACCGCGCCCGGCGGTGAGCTGCCGCCCTACGTGGTGTGGGCGCACGGCGGCCCCACCAGCAGGGCGCCCGTCGTCCTCGACCTGGAGATCGCCTACTTCACCTCGCGCGGCATCGGGGTCGCCGAGGTCGACTACGGCGGTTCGACGGGGTACGGGCGGGAGTACCGCGAGCGGCTGCGGGAGCAGTGGGGCGTCGTCGACGTCGAGGACTGCGCGGCCGTCGCCCTCGCCCTGGCCGAGGAGGGCACCGCCGACCGGCGGCGGCTCGCCGTGCGGGGCGGCAGTGCGGGGGGCTGGACGGCGGCGGTGTCGCTGGCGACGACGGACGTGTACGCGTGCGGGGCGATCCGCTATCCGGTGCTCGACCTTCTGGGCTGGGCGGACGGGGGTACGCACGACTTCGAGTCGCGGTACCTGGAGGGGCTGGTGGGGCCGGTGGGGGCCCCGGCGTACGCGGAGCGGTCGCCGGTGGAGCGGGCGGACGGGATCACGGTGCC
The DNA window shown above is from Streptomyces sp. NBC_00670 and carries:
- a CDS encoding prolyl oligopeptidase family serine peptidase, coding for MVHTLPYGTWPSPIDAATAAAHDGRPDHVGFVGDEPWWTEPRPTEGGRRTLVRRTADGTEESVLPAPWNVRSRVHEYGGHPWAGVMRAEGPLVVFSEGADQRLYAHEPDAPGAVPRPLTPLSPVGGGLRWVDPVMRAERDEVWCVLEEFTGEGPSDVRRVAVAVPLDGSAAEDRGAVRELTPARHRFVTGPRLSPDGRRAVWLAWDHPRMPWDGTELLVADVGDDGLLHDPRTVAGGPGESVAQADWAADGTLLYVSDRSGWWNPYRLDDTGRHQQLCPREEEFGGPLWTVGQRWFAPLADGPVAVLHGRGTSVLGILDPETGEVVDAAGPWSEFAPTLAVHGSRIVGVGAGPRSAPAVIELDARTGHARVIGAAPHDPVDPAYYPEPQLRTFTGPAGRDIHARLYPPHDPGHTAPGGELPPYVVWAHGGPTSRAPVVLDLEIAYFTSRGIGVAEVDYGGSTGYGREYRERLREQWGVVDVEDCAAVALALAEEGTADRRRLAVRGGSAGGWTAAVSLATTDVYACGAIRYPVLDLLGWADGGTHDFESRYLEGLVGPVGAPAYAERSPVERADGITVPFLLLQGLDDVICPPEQCERLLERMAGRGVPHAYLTFEGEGHGFRRAETTVRALEAELGLYGDVFGLRGVERLRLRGT
- a CDS encoding M20/M25/M40 family metallo-hydrolase — protein: MADAGSTEHRVGERALDEVVRFTSDLIRIDTTNRGGGDCRERPAAEYAAEQLADAGLEPVLLERTPGRANVVARLTGTDPLAPALLVHGHLDVVPAQADDWSVHPFSGEVRDGVVWGRGAVDMKNMDAMILAVVRDWMRAGVRPRRDLVIAFTADEEASAVDGSGFLADHHPGLFEGCTEAIGESGAYTFHDGAGRRIYPIGAGERGTGWLRLTARGRAGHGSKVNHDNAVTRLAAAVTRIGEHRWPLRLTPTVRAALTELAALYGIETSLSGTRTGLSGIEADPSGTEDAAAEVDALLEKLGPAAALVEATVRNSANPTMLEAGYKVNVIPGEAVAQVDGRFLPGGEDEFRATLDRLTGPDVDWEFEHREVALQAPVDSPTYARMRAAVEEFAPEGHVVPYCMSGGTDAKQFSRLGITGYGFAPLRLPEGFDHQAMFHGVDERVPVEALHFGVHVLDRFLRTA
- a CDS encoding M55 family metallopeptidase; translated protein: MKILLSADMEGATGVTWPADVLPGTPQWERCRTLFTGDVNAAVQGFFDGGADEVLINEAHWSMRNLLLEQLDDRAEMLTGRHKSLSMVEGVQHGDVDGIAFLGYHAGAGMEGVLAHTYLANQITGVWLNDVRASEGLLNAHVAAEYGVPVVLVTGDDVACEDALGYAPEALKVAVKDHVSRYAAVCRTPARTAADIRAAAKEAAALAVRHAPAQDGPFTLALEFDAEHLAAATTVVPGVDRVGERKVAYTSATMYEGIRTFKAVTTIASAAVEEQYG